In Exiguobacterium sibiricum 7-3, a genomic segment contains:
- a CDS encoding sugar ABC transporter permease, protein MATRNMTRTVRLTLTYLILLFVATCIIYPLLWTIGASFNPGNSLVSTSIIPKNPTLDHYRELFAGKESLQYGRWYMNSLKISLFTMLGTVVSVSFTAYAFSRFRFKGRQQALTLFLLLQMIPQFSALIALFVLAQMLGMMNSHWLLILLYIGGQIPMNTYLMKGYMDSIPVDLDESAKLDGAGHTRIFIQIILPLCRPMLAVVAMNGFTGPLGDFVLASTILRTQEAYTLPIGLFNLVNEAMGASYTTFAAGAILISIPVAVLFVLLQKHFVSGLTAGGTKG, encoded by the coding sequence ATGGCGACACGTAACATGACACGGACGGTTCGTCTGACGCTGACCTATTTGATTCTGCTGTTCGTTGCGACCTGCATCATCTATCCCCTCTTGTGGACGATTGGGGCGAGCTTTAATCCGGGTAACAGTTTAGTCAGCACATCGATCATTCCAAAAAATCCAACACTTGATCATTACCGGGAATTATTTGCCGGAAAAGAAAGTCTGCAATACGGTCGTTGGTATATGAACTCGTTAAAAATCAGTCTCTTTACGATGCTCGGAACGGTTGTCAGCGTTTCTTTTACAGCCTATGCTTTTTCAAGATTTCGCTTCAAAGGACGCCAGCAAGCCCTGACGTTGTTTTTGCTGTTACAGATGATTCCGCAGTTTTCCGCATTGATTGCCCTGTTCGTTTTGGCTCAGATGCTCGGTATGATGAACAGTCACTGGCTGCTGATTCTGTTGTATATCGGCGGTCAGATTCCGATGAATACCTACTTGATGAAAGGATATATGGATTCAATTCCGGTCGATCTCGATGAGAGTGCCAAACTTGACGGAGCGGGTCACACGCGGATTTTCATCCAAATTATTTTACCGCTCTGTCGTCCGATGCTTGCCGTGGTCGCGATGAACGGATTTACGGGACCGCTCGGGGATTTCGTACTTGCTTCGACGATTTTACGGACGCAGGAAGCGTATACGTTGCCGATTGGTCTGTTTAATCTCGTCAATGAAGCAATGGGTGCAAGCTATACGACATTTGCCGCCGGAGCGATTTTGATCAGCATCCCGGTCGCAGTTCTGTTTGTCCTGCTGCAAAAACATTTTGTGTCCGGGCTAACGGCCGGGGGAACAAAAGGGTAA